The following proteins are encoded in a genomic region of Ostrea edulis chromosome 7, xbOstEdul1.1, whole genome shotgun sequence:
- the LOC125653711 gene encoding uncharacterized protein LOC125653711 isoform X2, translated as MASPTHILQILCFLSVCLLLRLSEAGYYCYFSYYRRRYYCTYYSRYYYYYYSYYDSSAGAIAGAVIGGIIGLLLIITCITCLIVQLCKKKSHGQVIIHPSGQSSNVSYVNTYQNNGLYTSGPYVTVSGCQYGVVPSAPPPPPYAPNPPPYSPPPAFHFSQPEGVS; from the exons ATGGCTTCCCCAACGCACATTTTACAGATACTGTGTTTTCTCTCTGTGTGTCTAC TACTGAGACTGTCTGAGGCTGGGTACTACTGCTACTTTTCCTACTACCGCCGCCGTTACTACTGTACCTACTATAGTagatactactactactactactctTATTACGACAGCAG TGCTGGAGCGATTGCGGGGGCGGTGATCGGGGGCATCATTGGTCTATTGCTCATCATCACGTGCATTACCTGTCTCATTGTACAACTGTGTAAGAAGAAATCTCACGGCCAAGTAATCATCCATCCTTCAGGACAGTCCTCAAATGTATCCTACGTCAATACGT ATCAAAACAATGGATTGTATACAAGTGGACCGTACGTGACTGTCAGCGGATGCCAGTACGGAGTAGTTCCGTCCGCCCCTCCGCCCCCACCCTACGCACCTAATCCTCCTCCCTACAGTCCTCCCCCGGCGTTCCATTTTTCTCAGCCAGAAGGGGTGTCTTAA
- the LOC125653711 gene encoding uncharacterized protein LOC125653711 isoform X1 — protein MIYSCIHHSPFYVVSALRTSRTKYIRVFDPAFFVITYPSHVLRLSEAGYYCYFSYYRRRYYCTYYSRYYYYYYSYYDSSAGAIAGAVIGGIIGLLLIITCITCLIVQLCKKKSHGQVIIHPSGQSSNVSYVNTYQNNGLYTSGPYVTVSGCQYGVVPSAPPPPPYAPNPPPYSPPPAFHFSQPEGVS, from the exons ATGATATACTCGTGTATTCATCATTCTCCTTTTTATGTAGTCTCAGCACTTCGAACATCACGGACAAAATATATACGTGTCTTTGATCctgcattttttgtgattacGTACCCTTCACACG TACTGAGACTGTCTGAGGCTGGGTACTACTGCTACTTTTCCTACTACCGCCGCCGTTACTACTGTACCTACTATAGTagatactactactactactactctTATTACGACAGCAG TGCTGGAGCGATTGCGGGGGCGGTGATCGGGGGCATCATTGGTCTATTGCTCATCATCACGTGCATTACCTGTCTCATTGTACAACTGTGTAAGAAGAAATCTCACGGCCAAGTAATCATCCATCCTTCAGGACAGTCCTCAAATGTATCCTACGTCAATACGT ATCAAAACAATGGATTGTATACAAGTGGACCGTACGTGACTGTCAGCGGATGCCAGTACGGAGTAGTTCCGTCCGCCCCTCCGCCCCCACCCTACGCACCTAATCCTCCTCCCTACAGTCCTCCCCCGGCGTTCCATTTTTCTCAGCCAGAAGGGGTGTCTTAA